The Moorella glycerini genomic interval ATACGGCAACTACTCGCATATCCTGCGGCACTACTGTTTAGAGAAGGGAGTTATCACACTGGAAGAAGCTATCCACAAAATGACCCTCATGCCGGCCCGGCGTATGGGTCTAAAGGACCGCGGCCTACTGGCACCCGGCTACAAAGCCGATGTGGTAGCCTTCGACGCGGGAACCATTGCCTCCCGGGCCACTCGGGCTAACCCCAACCAGCTGGCTACCGGGGTACGCTGGGTTCTGGTAAACGGCCAGGTAGCAGTAAAAGATGGACAGGCTACAGGGTGTTTAGCGGGTGAGGTATTGAGGCGGCAGGTCAGGAACCAAGCTCTGGGGGTGGCTTGAGTTGCAAGGATGTGTAACCTGCTGGCTCGGTTTAAACTGGATATTGATTTGGCACATGATTAAACATGTTGTCGGGGGCATTACCTGCCCCCCATTTTATAAGTAAAATTTCCCATACGGGTAGGAATTATTTCCCTTGGTGTCGAATTACTATTTTACCACGACCATACAGGCACACCTAATTTCCGTTATTCCAGAAAAATGAATTTACTAGGGAGACTTTTTTAGTGTGGCAATAAAAATTTTAAAAATGAACATATGTACCGACAGTATTTTGCGGTCGAGGGTAGGAAAATAAAGATCAAGGACGGGCGGGGTGATATTTTGCGATTGCAAGTGACTTTAGCACCACAACATGGTAGCATAACTGAAGTTATGCCCAACTATAACCATTTTTTACAATCGGCTATTTATGCTAACTTATCGCCGGCCCTGGCCAATTACTTGCATACACGCGGCTTTCGCCACGGGGAGAGGGCATTTAAGCTTTTTACCTTTTCACGTCTCATGGGAAAAAGGCTGAAAGGATTGGATAATGGCAAGTTAGTTTTTGAAGGGAAATTAAATTTAGTTATATCATCTCCTATAGATGAGTTTATCAGTGACCTGGGGTTTAATTTGCTTTGCAATGGTAAATTAAAGCTCGGGACAATTGATCTGGCTATCGAGGGGATAGAAGCCAGGCAAGAAGAAATTAAAGGCAAGGAATTAATAGTACATACTTTATCTCCAGTTGTTACTTGTAGTACCTTAATTAAGCCTGGTGGAGGGAAATATACCTGCTATTACCAGCCCGGTGAAGGGGAATTTCTCCAGCAAATTACAATGAATTTGCTGAAAAAATACTATCTATGGCAAGGTGATGTCATTAATCCAAAAGAAGCCAACCTTGAAATCAAGGCGATGGGCCCATCACGGCAGATTATTACTACTTTTAAAGGCATAATCATTAAAGGTTACATGTGCCGATTAAGGATAAAGGGTCCTATTAATTTGCTTCATTTAGCTATAGATGCAGGTTTGGGGGCAAAAAACAGTATGGGATTTGGTTGCCTGGAGGTGGAAAGGAACTGGAGGTAACTGAAGTAAATTCCTGAAATCCTTTGAGTGGGAGGTGAATTATTTGTTTATAGAAAGGCTTGTAGCCCAGGGACGGCCTTTTTTAAACTGCGATCTTAAACCTTCTGAAACTTTAAGGTTAATTTCTGATGTAGCCGGAGAAAGCCGTTGTTTAGAAAATATCATTATAATTGAGGCGGAAAAGGAAGATGATTTTAAAGCTGTTTTATTACCTCTTCAGACTTGGGGGGATTATATAGAAGAAGGTGATAGTAATAAAAGAAAGAAGAAAATTACCTTTATCCCGGATATAGAACGGGGTCTGGGTTTACCTTTTATTAAACCCGGTACTGGTAACCCTACAGCACCCCAGGGTAAGTACGGTGTTCCTGTGTACCTTATATTCCCCAAACAAGTATCAGAGTTCATAACAAATGAAAGCAAAGTCAAGGCCTTCTGGCGCGGGCGCCTGGAAAGAACTCTGGCTTTACCATGGCAACTTTCTGATACAGATGTCTTTATCCTTGGTAATCTTTTAAAAGTAGCGGCGGGACAAGTAGAAGCAAGGATTAAAGAGAAGCAAAGCCAGGGCTATGGGTTAGTGAGTCTGGTTTTTCCTAATACCAGTGGTCCCTATCGTTATAGTGATAAGAGACCGGTGAAAGGTGATCCTGACCATATCTTGGTAGGAGAAAGTGTTCTGAAACCAGGCAAGTTTATTGTAGCCCATTTACCAACGGTAGCAGAATTATTTTGGTTTTCCAAGATAGAGGAAGGTGCGGAAGAAGGAAAAAGAACAAAATGTAGTTTTTGCGGGAAAAATGGGGAAGCAGTTTCCGTTTATAGTAAGGCCTGGTCATGGCTTGCCTACACCTGGGATTGCCCACTCTCTGAAGAACTAAAAACAAAAAAAAGAGAGATTAACCTCGCTCAAGCTATTGGCGCTCTATGTCCTGATTGTTATCGAGCCCTTATCGTTGGAGCAGGTATATTTAATGAACTGGCTGGTTCCCTGGCCCCGCAGTTAACTAAAGAAATTTTTTTACCTGTTGCTTCAGCGGGAGGAAGAGAGGAAAAAGCTAAATCAAAAGTACGTTTGCCGGATATTCGTGGAGTAGCCCTGGTCTTACCTTTACTCGAAGAAGATGAAGAGGCGCCTGAATATTTTACTGAGGCATTAACAACTTTGAGACAAAAAAATGTTCGTCAAGGGAAAAAGGATAGATTTCTCAAAGCTATAACTGGTTTTGAAGCTGTATTACCTGACGAATTTAATTCTGATAACTACCGCTTGACTCTTGTTTATTTTACAGAAGCTAATGCAGATGTACATTTACGGGCAGTTATTGAAGATGTCTTACCTTCAACGGTTAGCAAATTACTGGATTTTATACCACAAGTAATAGGAGAAGCAGTTCAGATCTGGCGTTACTTAAAGGGGGGTGAAATCCAGGGTCCGCAAAATAGTAACTATGGATCATTATTTTACCTTTTAAACAGGGCTTATGGAGGTTGTTATCTATGGCATACTCTGGAAGCGATTTTGCATAAGAAACCTATTGCCTGGGACACTTTTGTAGCTGGAGCAGCTTCCAGGATGAATGGTTGGGGACGGGTACAGGATGAAAATAGGGGGGACAAGAAAAACTATTATAATCTAGAAAATGAAGTGATCTTTTACTGGACTTTCCGTTATTTCTATAGCCTTTACAATAGTGTGTTGCTGAAAGGGGGAAAGGTAATGGCGAGCTGGAGAGAAATGATAGACAAAATTTCTACTACAAAGATTGAAGAACTATCCATTAATGATGTTGAGGAATTGGGTTTTGCGGCCGGCTACTTATTAGGGCAGTTCAAGTCGTGGTATTGGAGGGCTACAGGGGGACAGAATGGCGGCAAAGATTTTATAAAACACAGGATAATGTCCTTCGGTTCCACCCTTACCCCGGATGTTATCTGGCGTAGAGGACTAAGCCGTGTGCAGGAATATGCTCTTAAGTTAAATATACCTTTATCGGATGATTTTCGCCATCGCGTTGGCGTTGTCGAAAGTGAATACCGCCGGAAAAAGGAGGAGGTAAATGCTAAAAAAGATGAATTTATCGGGGCTTTTTGGAGTGGTTATGTCCTGGCCAATACTGTAAAGAAAAATAAATTGGCTCCTCGCTATTTCGTGTGGGTAAAACCAATTATCGAAAAGGAAGTAAATTATTTCTAGCATGTTGAGATTCCATAAATGGTAATTTTAGCCTACAAGACTTGCTAACATTTATGTAAATAAATGACAACAAGAAGGAATATCGCCTTATAGTGTAGAAATGCTGGTCAATACTGGTGGTAAAGGAAGTGGCCAGCATTGCCCGACCAAAACGCCTTATTTGCCCATGCCCTGGGTCTAACCCCTCCCTGGAAGGTTACCGAAGTTATTTTCTCAAAACAAAAAGGGTGCCTCGATATCCATGTTGATTTTGAGCGCGGTGCAAGCTTTAATTGTCCAGTCTGCGGCAAACCTGGAGCCAAAGCCTATGATACGGAGAAGCAGGTTTGGCGCCATCTGGACTTCTTTCAATATCAAGCCTTCATCATCGCCCGTGTACCCCGGGTAGAGTGTAAACACGGCTGCGGGGTCAGGCGAGTTGAGGTACCCTGGGCTCAAGGGGAGGGCGGGTTTACCCTCTTGTTTGAAGCCCAGCTCATGCGCCTGGCCAAAGATATGCCTATGGCTGCCGTAGCCAGATTATTAAACGAACACGATACCCGGC includes:
- a CDS encoding TM1802 family CRISPR-associated protein; this encodes MFIERLVAQGRPFLNCDLKPSETLRLISDVAGESRCLENIIIIEAEKEDDFKAVLLPLQTWGDYIEEGDSNKRKKKITFIPDIERGLGLPFIKPGTGNPTAPQGKYGVPVYLIFPKQVSEFITNESKVKAFWRGRLERTLALPWQLSDTDVFILGNLLKVAAGQVEARIKEKQSQGYGLVSLVFPNTSGPYRYSDKRPVKGDPDHILVGESVLKPGKFIVAHLPTVAELFWFSKIEEGAEEGKRTKCSFCGKNGEAVSVYSKAWSWLAYTWDCPLSEELKTKKREINLAQAIGALCPDCYRALIVGAGIFNELAGSLAPQLTKEIFLPVASAGGREEKAKSKVRLPDIRGVALVLPLLEEDEEAPEYFTEALTTLRQKNVRQGKKDRFLKAITGFEAVLPDEFNSDNYRLTLVYFTEANADVHLRAVIEDVLPSTVSKLLDFIPQVIGEAVQIWRYLKGGEIQGPQNSNYGSLFYLLNRAYGGCYLWHTLEAILHKKPIAWDTFVAGAASRMNGWGRVQDENRGDKKNYYNLENEVIFYWTFRYFYSLYNSVLLKGGKVMASWREMIDKISTTKIEELSINDVEELGFAAGYLLGQFKSWYWRATGGQNGGKDFIKHRIMSFGSTLTPDVIWRRGLSRVQEYALKLNIPLSDDFRHRVGVVESEYRRKKEEVNAKKDEFIGAFWSGYVLANTVKKNKLAPRYFVWVKPIIEKEVNYF
- the cas6 gene encoding CRISPR-associated endoribonuclease Cas6, with the translated sequence MTLAPQHGSITEVMPNYNHFLQSAIYANLSPALANYLHTRGFRHGERAFKLFTFSRLMGKRLKGLDNGKLVFEGKLNLVISSPIDEFISDLGFNLLCNGKLKLGTIDLAIEGIEARQEEIKGKELIVHTLSPVVTCSTLIKPGGGKYTCYYQPGEGEFLQQITMNLLKKYYLWQGDVINPKEANLEIKAMGPSRQIITTFKGIIIKGYMCRLRIKGPINLLHLAIDAGLGAKNSMGFGCLEVERNWR